The following DNA comes from Buttiauxella agrestis.
CGCAATACCGGCTTCTACGGCGACACGCGCAGCCACATCAGAAGGCAGTACAGATTCGCGATATGCTTCATCCTGAGCATCAAAAATGTCCGTTGAAGGTAGCGAAACGACGCGCACTTTATGGCCTTCGGCGGTGAGTTTATCCGCAGCAAGCGTCGTGATTTCCATCTCCGAGCCGGTAGCAATCAGGATGACATCCGGTGTGCCGTCGCTATCTTTCAGGATATAACCGCCACGGCTAATCGCTTTGACTTGCTCCGGTGTACGATCCATTTGTGCGAGGTTCTGGCGCGAAAGAATCAGTGCCGTAGGGCCATTATGACGCTCGATAGCCGTTTTCCATGCAACCGCCGCTTCCACCTGATCGCACGGGCGCCAGGTACTGAAATTCGGCGTCATACGCAGGCTGGCAAGTTGTTCTACCGCCTGGTGTGTTGGGCCGTCTTCACCCAGTCCAATCGAGTCGTGGGTATAGACCATGATCTGTCGTGCTTTCATCAGAGCTGCCATACGCGCCGCGTTGCGGGCGTATTCCACAAACATCAGGAACGTTGCGGTGTAGGGCACGAATCCGCCATGGTGAGCAATCCCATTCGCGATGGCGGTCATGCCGAATTCGCGTACACCGTAGTGAATGTAATTCCCGGCGAGATCCTCTTTAATGGATTTGGACTCTTTCCAGATAGTCAGGTTGCTGGGCGCTAAATCCGCCGAGCCACCGAGCAGTTCCGGCAGGCCTGGACCATACGCATTCAGCGCGTTTTGCGAGGCTTTACGGGTAGCGATTTTTTCTGGATTAGCCTGCAATTTTTCAATGAAGTTTTGTGTGGTTTCCTGCCAGTTCTCTGGCATTTCACCGTGCATCCGGCGGTTAAACTCAGACGCTAAATCAGGATGGGCTTTGGCATAGGCCGCAAATTTATCGTTCCATGCCGCTTCTGCTTTCTCGCCTTTTTCTTTGGCGTCCCAGGCTTGATAAATCTCTTTCGGGATTTCAAACGCCGGGTAATTCCAACCCAATTGTTTACGCGCGAGCGCGACTTCCTGCTCGCCGAGTGCCGCGCCATGCGCCTCTTCTTTACCGGCTTTATTCGGTGAACCAAAACCGATAATCGTGCGGCAAATAATGAGCGACGGCTTGTCTTTCACGCTCTGCGCTTCTTCAATCGCTTTCTTCACGGCTTGCGGATCGTGTCCGTCAATTTCATGCACCACGTGCCAGTGATAAGCCTCGAAACGTTTGGCGGTGTCGTCGGTAAACCAGCCTTTAGTTTCGCCATCAATGGAAATCCCGTTGTGGTCGTAGAAACCGATGAGCTTGCCGAGGCCGAGAGTCCCTGCCAGCGAGCAAACTTCATGAGAGATGCCTTCCATCAGGCAGCCATCACCCATAAATACATAGGTGAAGTGGTCGACGATTTCGTGGTCGGGGCGGTTGAATTGCGCCCCCAAGGTGCGTTCCGCAATCGCCATCCCTACAGCGTTCGCTAAGCCCTGGCCGAGTGGCCCGGTGGTTGTTTCAACACCGGGCGTATAGCCAATTTCCGGGTGGCCGGGGGTTTTGGAGTGAAGCTGACGGAAGTTTTTCAACTCTTCCATCGGTAAGTCATACCCGCTCAGATGCAACAGGCTGTAGAGCAGCATCGAGGCGTGGCCGTTAGACAAAATAAAGCGGT
Coding sequences within:
- the tkt gene encoding transketolase, with the protein product MSSRKELANAIRALSMDAVQKANSGHPGAPMGMADIAEVLWNEFLHHNPTNPTWADRDRFILSNGHASMLLYSLLHLSGYDLPMEELKNFRQLHSKTPGHPEIGYTPGVETTTGPLGQGLANAVGMAIAERTLGAQFNRPDHEIVDHFTYVFMGDGCLMEGISHEVCSLAGTLGLGKLIGFYDHNGISIDGETKGWFTDDTAKRFEAYHWHVVHEIDGHDPQAVKKAIEEAQSVKDKPSLIICRTIIGFGSPNKAGKEEAHGAALGEQEVALARKQLGWNYPAFEIPKEIYQAWDAKEKGEKAEAAWNDKFAAYAKAHPDLASEFNRRMHGEMPENWQETTQNFIEKLQANPEKIATRKASQNALNAYGPGLPELLGGSADLAPSNLTIWKESKSIKEDLAGNYIHYGVREFGMTAIANGIAHHGGFVPYTATFLMFVEYARNAARMAALMKARQIMVYTHDSIGLGEDGPTHQAVEQLASLRMTPNFSTWRPCDQVEAAVAWKTAIERHNGPTALILSRQNLAQMDRTPEQVKAISRGGYILKDSDGTPDVILIATGSEMEITTLAADKLTAEGHKVRVVSLPSTDIFDAQDEAYRESVLPSDVAARVAVEAGIADYWYKYVGLKGAIVGMTTYGESAPADKLFPFFGFTTENVVAKAKKVLGV